GCGAAGAGACGGTCCGGTTGTTCAGGAAAAAAAGCATCCAAGTGATGGTGGGCGATTTCACGCGCCGCGATCCGGCTATAGCACGCTTTCTCGCCGACCGCGGGCGGTCGGGCGTACCGCTTTATCTGTTCTATCCGGCACAGGGGGAGCCGCGCGAACTGCCCCAGCTGCTGACTCCTGCAACGATTGCGGACGCAATAGCGGAGTGAGGGGTTTGGGAGCAGGCCGTTGTTGAGGAGTTGCCTTGCACGCAAGGCAAACCGGCCTGCCCCCGCCCCATATCCGACGGTTTTGCGACCCTAAACGGACTCGTCGGAAATTTCGATTTGTTTGACCCGATTCGCGCCGATCACGGTGATCCCACGGATGCCCGTGATGCCCGCCAGCGGTACCGAGCGCTCAAATTCGAGCGCAGTATCACTATCGGTCACGTCATTGGCTGGGGCCGGGATTGTAACCGCCGCCACTTCGATATCCCAATAATCGGGGCGCCCGTAATAATAGCGCGGCGCCAGTTTCACTTCGAAACCGGGCCCGGGAAGCTTGCCGCTCACCCAAAGATACAGCGAATCCTGAAAGGGGACGCGCCGCAACTCGGCACGTTCGAAATCGATGATCTGTCCGTTGGACGCGCCTGAAAGCGAGCTGCCAGCGATGCCGCTCATAAATCACTCCAAAGAAAGCGAAATTGCAAACGCCACCGCGAAATTATTCAACATTTAGGCGTTATTTAATTGCGTATATGGCATATATTATGCCTTTTGGCTACCAAAAGGTGCGGAAAACGCGGCTCTTCCCGCGTAAGACGCTGTGTGAAAGGTGAAAAATTTGCAACTGCATGTGCACAGCGCAGACTTGCGTTGCAGCCGCCACACCATCATATCGCCGCCATGCTTTCAGTCGATCCTATTGTCGCTCGAACAACTGCCACCCCCCAAAAATTGGCCAACTGGTTGATGTCCGTAGCCTTTCTGGTGTTTCTGATGGTGATCGTCGGTGGCATTACACGCCTGACCGAATCGGGACTGTCGATTACCGAATGGAAACCGGTGACCGGGGCACTACCGCCGCTGAACGAGGCGCAATGGATTTCGGAGTTTGAGAAGTATAAAAGAATTCCAGAATATCTGGAAATCAACGGCCCTGCCGGAATGACGCTGGCCGAATTCAAGTTCATCTATTTCTGGGAATGGGTGCACCGGCTGTTGGGGCGGGTGATCGGCCTTGCCTTTGCGCTGCCGCTGGCATGGTACTGGATCAAGCGCCAGATCCCCACAGGCTATCACGCCCGTTTTTTGGCGCTGCTCGCACTGGGCGGACTGCAGGGAACCATTGGCTGGTGGATGGTGTCGTCAGGATTAAGCGCGCGGACCGATGTCAGCCACTACCGCCTCGCCGTGCACCTGCTGACCGCTTTGTTCATCATGGGCGGCCTGATCTGGACGGCGCTTGATTTGAAGGCACAGGCCGCTCGGCCAGCCACTGGCAATGCGCGGCTCGCCGGTTTTTCGCTGATTGTATTAGTTATCCTGTTTATCCAGCTGCTGTTCGGCGCCTGGGTTGCGGGGTTGAATGCAGGCTATGTTTCGAACAGCTGGCCGCTGATGAATGGGAAGTTCTATCCCGAGGGGGTCGACTGTTCCAATGGCCTTTGGTTCGCACT
The nucleotide sequence above comes from Sphingorhabdus pulchriflava. Encoded proteins:
- a CDS encoding COX15/CtaA family protein, which codes for MLSVDPIVARTTATPQKLANWLMSVAFLVFLMVIVGGITRLTESGLSITEWKPVTGALPPLNEAQWISEFEKYKRIPEYLEINGPAGMTLAEFKFIYFWEWVHRLLGRVIGLAFALPLAWYWIKRQIPTGYHARFLALLALGGLQGTIGWWMVSSGLSARTDVSHYRLAVHLLTALFIMGGLIWTALDLKAQAARPATGNARLAGFSLIVLVILFIQLLFGAWVAGLNAGYVSNSWPLMNGKFYPEGVDCSNGLWFALTHDPFLTHFIHRWWAWIAVGALILMARRLKHIGAQPVSIAIHSAFGTQILLGIATVMTGMNIILAVLHQAVGAIVVATTVWGAHRLSVQQGGRNE